In Zingiber officinale cultivar Zhangliang chromosome 11B, Zo_v1.1, whole genome shotgun sequence, a single window of DNA contains:
- the LOC122034667 gene encoding 3-oxoacyl-[acyl-carrier-protein] synthase I, chloroplastic-like yields the protein MQTLRVPTMDGLRLQPPAPPLVAPATFCRRCSVRRLRPVRASVAVAPRRETDPKKRVVITGMGLVSVFGNNVDEYYEKLLEGVSGIGLIDRFDASKFPTRFAGQIRGFSSEGYIDGKNDRRLDDCLRYCLVSGKKALESAGLAIGSEALGKIDKVRAGVLVGTGMGGLTVFSDGVQALIEKGHRKITPFFIPYSITNMGSALLAMDIGFMGANYSISTACATSNYCFYAAANHIRRGEADIMLAGGTEAAIIPIGIGGFVACRALSQRNDDPQTASRPWDKDRDGFVMGEGAGILVMESLEHAMKRDVPIIAEYLGGAVNCDAYHMTDPRADGFGVSSCIKKSLEDAGVAPEEVNYINAHATSTLAGDLAEINAINQVFKNPSGIKINATKSMIGHCLGASGGLEAIATVKAITTGWVHPSINQFNPEPSVEFDTVANTKQQHEVNVAISNSFGFGGHNSVVAFAPFKP from the exons ATGCAGACTCTCCGTGTACCCACGATGGATGGCCTCCGCCTCCAACCACCCGCCCCTCCACTGGTCGCCCCGGCCACTTTCTGCCGTCGATGTTCCGTACGCCGACTCAGACCAGTCCGTGCCTCCGTTGCCGTGGCACCGCGCCGCGAGACGGATCCCAAGAAGCGGGTGGTCATCACTGGGATGGGACTCGTCTCCGTCTTCGGGAACAACGTGGACGAATACTACGAGAAGCTCCTCGAAGGGGTGAGCGGAATCGGGCTTATCGACCGGTTCGACGCCTCCAAATTCCCTACCAGGTTCGCCGGGCAGATCAGAGGGTTCTCTTCGGAAGGGTACATTGACGGGAAGAATGACCGGAGGCTTGATGACTGCCTGAGATATTGCCTCGTCAGTGGCAAGAAGGCCCTTGAGAGCGCTGGCCTTGCTATCGGCAGTGAAGCACTTGGCAAG ATTGACAAGGTACGAGCTGGGGTTCTTGTTGGCACAGGCATGGGTGGTCTTACAGTATTTTCAGATGGTGTTCAAGCTCTTATAGAGAAAGGACATAGGAAAATAACTCCCTTTTTCATTCCCTATTCCATAACAAACATGGGTTCTGCCTTACTCGCAATGGATATTGGTTTTATGGGTGCAAATTACTCAATTTCAACTGCTTGTGCAACCTCCAATTATTGTTTTTATGCGGCTGCTAACCATATTCGTCGAGGAGAGGCTGATATAATGCTTGCGGGTGGTACTGAAGCTGCAATTATTCCAATTGGTATTGGTGGGTTCGTTGCATGCAGAGCACTGTCTCAGAGAAATGATGATCCACAAACTGCATCAAGGCCATGGGACAAAGATAGAGATGGCTTTGTTATGGGTGAAGGTGCTGGAATACTG GTTATGGAGAGCCTTGAGCATGCAATGAAGCGGGATGTGCCAATTATTGCTGAATATCTTGGAGGTGCTGTGAACTGTGATGCTTATCATATGACTGATCCAAGAGCTGATGGTTTTGGAGTTTCATCGTGTATAAAGAAAAGCCTTGAAGATGCTGGTGTGGCACCAGAGGAG GTTAATTACATCAATGCTCATGCAACATCCACCCTTGCTGGTGATCTAGCAGAGATAAATGCCATTAATCAAGTCTTCAAGAACCCTTCTGGGATCAAGATCAACGCTACAAAG TCCATGATAGGGCATTGCCTTGGTGCATCTGGAGGTCTTGAGGCCATTGCAACTGTGAAAGCCATAACTACCGGATGGGTGCATCCTTCTATAAACCAATTT AATCCTGAGCCATCAGTTGAGTTTGATACAGTTGCAAACACAAAGCAGCAGCATGAAGTTAATGTTG CTATTTCTAACTCATTTGGATTTGGAGGACACAACTCAGTGGTGGCATTTGCACCTTTCAAGCCATGA